A region from the Rhizoctonia solani chromosome 13, complete sequence genome encodes:
- a CDS encoding GNAT family acetyltransferase yields the protein MALQQVFNAAAQYNGSIGDKPPIGTPPQSSTISFNALNRKITSFYLHVHVPNTDARTFYERYGFVERERIAGYYRKLGSSDGPERDAWVLERPVTTETNGTD from the coding sequence ATGGCCCTCCAGCAGGTGTTCAACGCTGCTGCACAATACAACGGGTCGATCGGTGACAAGCCACCCATCGGCACACCTCCACAATCATCCACGATCTCGTTCAACGCGCTCAACCGCAAGATTACGTCATTCTACTTACATGTCCATGTGCCCAATACCGACGCCCGAACGTTCTACGAGCGATATGGCTTTGTCGAACGCGAGCGTATTGCGGGGTATTATCGCAAATTGGGATCGAGTGATGGTCCTGAGCGCGACGCGTGGGTTCTCGAGAGACCCGTCACGACCGAGACAAACGGAACAGATTGA
- a CDS encoding bolA domain protein, whose protein sequence is MSSPNSTNGPVYQAIHEKLTKLLRPASLDITNDSWQHRHHTAMRESGGGNGETHFTVRVVSDSFTGKTTMQRHRMIYGALSDELAQGVHALSLQTKTPDEVATPSTGN, encoded by the exons ATGTCGAGCCCTAACTCTACGAACGGCCCAGTATACCAGGCAATCCACGAAAAG CTTACAAAGCTGCTGCGACCGGCTTCGCTTGATATCACAAATGACTCATGGCAACATCGGCATCACACTGCAATGCGAGAGAGCGGCGGAGGAAATGGCGAGACTC ATTTCACAGTCCGGGTCGTATCCGACTCGTTCACGGGAAAA ACTACAATGCAAAGGCATCGAATGATCTACGGTGCTCTCTCGGATGAATTGGCCCAAGGGGTTCATGCCTTGTCGCTCCAGACCAAAACACCCGATGAGGTGGCCACACCGAGCACCGGAAATTAG
- a CDS encoding GNAT family acetyltransferase yields MATAAAMPIPTPAGATAIPATISSRKTARPAARISLASLTPNNLGTLRKLNSVLFPIRYSEKFYKEVLEPELDEFCKLIYYNDVPVGRMQSY; encoded by the exons ATGGCAACCGCTGCTGCTATGCCCATACCTACACCCGCTGGCGCGACTGCGATTCCGGCAACTATCTCGTCCCGTAAGACTGCGCGCCCTGCCGCCCGTATCTCACTAGCCTCGTTGACTCCGAATAACCTCGGCACACTCAGAAAACTTAACTCTGTTTTATTTCCTATTCGTTACTCTGAGAAGTTCTACAAGGAGGTCCTTGAGCCTGAGCTGGACGAATTCTGTAAACTAA TCTATTACAACGATGTTCCTGTGGGGCGTATGCAGTCGTATTGA
- a CDS encoding methyltransferase domain protein: protein MNTTLAARLFTPGLRRGSVQAAAISRPLASLSGVPRPSTHLPQGYVPLGQPDATRVIPHTIRNHQSAPKAEYLLPSDKVEADRLQLQHDMFKTLYDNKNLLSGARLTKDSQVLDSGVGSGAWLTAISKEVPGIHIQGIDIEDNLFPRPAPKNVKLNRMSVLDLPLSWTNRFDLVHQRGFVLGLRREEWPVALAQLYRVTKPGGYIQILDGNLSRARNVGPANRMQNAMLAELCRRRGLVLNVTDHLADMVRAAGFRGVKEDARNIVMSSRNGKLGRDAWTNQYLAFKGLKTPMLKAGGLNHVQTEGEFDQMIEDMGREWEEKGGEWIRCRVRA, encoded by the exons ATGAATACTACTCTTGCTGCTCGCCTCTTCACTCCTGGACTTCGTCGCGGTTCCGTTCAAGCTGCAGCAATCTCCCGGCCTTTGGCTAGTCT CTCGGGGGTCCCTCGTCCAAGCACACACCTCCCACAAGGCTATGTTCCTCTCGGACAACCCGATGCGACTCGAGTGATCCCTCATACTATTCGCAATCACCAGTCGGCACCCAAGGCCGAATACCTCCTGCCTTCTGACAAGGTTGAGGCTGACCG TCTTCAGCTTCAGCATGACATGTTCAAGACCTTGTATGATAACAAAAATCTCCTCTCTGGAGCTCGCCTTACCAAGGACTCACAAGTTCTAGACTCGGGAGTTGGATCAG GCGCTTGGCTTACGGCCATCTCTAAGGAAGTTCCGGGAATCCATATCCAAGGCATTGACATTGAGGATAACCTATTCCCCCGCCCGGCTCCCAAGAACGTCAAGCTAAATCGCATGTCCGTTCTTGACCTCCCGTTGTCATGGACCAACCGCTTCGATCTTGTCCACCAACGCGGCTTTGTTCTCGGCCTTCGTCGTGAAGAATGGCCCGTTGCTCTTGCTCAACTGTACCGTGTTACCAAACCGGGCGGATACATCCAGATCCTCGATGGCAACTTGTCTCGTGCACGAAACGTCGGGCCGGCTAACAGGATGCAGAACGCCATGCTCGCCGAGCTCTGCCGGCGACGAGGGCTCGTGCTCAACGTAACCGACCACCTCGCTGATATGGTTCGCGCTGCTGGGTTCAGGGGTGTCAAGGAGGACGCCCGCAATATCGTCATGAGCTCTCGCAACGGCAAGCTCGGTCGCGATGCCTGGACCAATCAATACCTTGCGTTCAAGGGCCTCAAGACCCCTATGCTCAAAGCAGGTGGTCTGAACCATGTTCAAACCGAGGGCGAGTTTGATCAAATGATCGAAGACATGGGCCGCGAGTGGGAGGAAAAGGGTGGAGAGTGGATACGTTGTCGTGTGCGCGCGTAA